Sequence from the Fusobacterium periodonticum ATCC 33693 genome:
TCTGTTTTTGCCTTAGTTAACATTCTGTTCGCTTCTTTTTGTGCCTGTTGCAAAATCTCTGCAACCAGCTTATCTAAATTGGACATTCTATCACATCCTTTTTAAAACTTCACTTGATTTAATAGTAAGAAAGACATAGCAAATGCTAAAATTGCATAAGTTTCAACCATTACTGCAAGTATTATTCCTTTTGTTTGATGAGTCTCATTTTTAGCTAGGATATTGATACCAGCAACTGCAACTTGTCCTTGATATAGGGCTGATCTCAATCCAACAAAACCAACTGGAAGCCCTGCCATAAGTAGATATAGTCCTTCTATTACTTTCATATCTGGAGAAAGTCTAAACATAATAAAAAGTCCAATGACAAAGCCGTAAAGTCCTTGTGTTCCTGGTAAAAGTTGAAGTACCATAGCCTTAC
This genomic interval carries:
- a CDS encoding V-type ATP synthase subunit K, encoding MENIMTIFEQNGGVVFGILGAALAVLLSGIGSARGVGLAGEAAAGLVIDEPEKFGKAMVLQLLPGTQGLYGFVIGLFIMFRLSPDMKVIEGLYLLMAGLPVGFVGLRSALYQGQVAVAGINILAKNETHQTKGIILAVMVETYAILAFAMSFLLLNQVKF